Proteins co-encoded in one Rhopalosiphum maidis isolate BTI-1 chromosome 2, ASM367621v3, whole genome shotgun sequence genomic window:
- the LOC113552645 gene encoding uncharacterized protein LOC113552645 produces the protein MKVMFSWSIYSCLIFGTGILCDHKLERRQVGPSCSLTTKDTFSCSDGNCIIWPSVCDGREDCSDGSDENKELCNRYEYEMNATLECGRVYTTGDQDKNTLNGITPWNVGIYKRDEETYNSSTYNFICGGSIIGPKFIVSVAKCFYVSKNVRRLPGYNDYKVSIGKYVENLTQADNKFIQIINVDIIYLNDDFYEYDDLFPNDIAVIVLSDRITFSNFVTPVCIDWYDKYNVLNGAQGKIVPWTLKRASGISLSEKSLTFIDNDSCRNTYELKYMTDDKFCGSSTMEKRKDLMYFGTGLTFVHSNNSHFLTGVATNDGKANNNTIVYLTDIKYHINWIRKMYIKYLNHDIPYCILPAIEGIIYSYEGSDKILAHGTIINKYRTVIENCDVGYYKAYPRGFRVCQGNGKWTLTSDKLCFKRCPPLLSESLDIKCTLNGNFANCSNPSTPETIAVPSCKPTHTLPNGQEETQIELICQSNGMWNNRLYKCNPNCGRVYTNGKISMANGKTAMVGTAPWNVGIYRLNKDTSKYDLICGGSIIAPNLVVSAAHCFWHQDILSNKISINDDSYKVAVGKYDRNFTVVDNEFTRIMNIEIIYLNEHFSGARGYFANDIAVIVLSNRVAFSNVVAPICIDWTGKYNILNGVEGKIVGWGKTEMGTASPFLLESYLPYLDQNSCRDTYTNGFDIFVTLDKFCAGSTVGSYLDFSSELTMTVIHFWLIYSCLILGTGILCDHKLERRQARTRCSESTKDTFSCSDGRCIVWSSVCDGREDCSDGSDENKEMCNRYEYGTSKIECGRVHKTSNSVSTDNDMKTFIGRAPWNVGIYVKNTENANYIFICGGSIIGPTLVASVAQCFWESEYFAAKVSIKGKYKVAIGKYQKSYSTQFEKIDNEFTQIINVESVYTHEDYNYPNKLWTYDMALVVLSNKITFSNYVTPVCIDWSGKYNVRDGDKGQILTWRYGEESFLSETSLSYIDHDSCRNTYKSELRDDQFCGSSALGEIVNLFYFGSGLTFAHSNNSHFLTGAAIYENEIKNRTIVDFTDLKYYIDWIRQLYIKHLNHDIPFCILPAVDGVIYSYEGSNTILARGTLINQYRTVIENCDVGYYKAYPRGLRVCQGNGKWSSTFEKLCIKMCPPLLSDSLDIKCTLNGKFTNCSNPSTPETIAVPSCKPTHTLPNGQEETPIELICQSDGMWDNQLYKCNPHCGRVYTNGKILIANGKKAQFGTAPWNVGIYRLNKANSNYDLICGGTIISSNLVVTAAHCFWYKGILSKKISINDDSYKVAVGKYDRNFTVVDNDFTRIMNVDVIYLHDLFTGNQDYYAYDIAVMVLSNIVSFSNVVAPICIDWTGKYNVSNGVEGKIVGWGNTEKGTLSPVLLETSLPYLDHDSCRAMYTNGFHIFVTLDKFCAGSASVPGQDMGEGDSGSGLTFLHSKSYYLTGVLSLKQKSSNNSIALFTDFKHHIQWIRRLYQKHN, from the exons g aaTGTGGGAGAGTATATACCACTGGCGACCAAGATAAGAACACGCTTAATGGGATAACACCTTGGAATGTTGGAATATATAAAAGGGATGAAGAAACTTATAATTCTtccacttataattttatatgtggAGGATCAATTATTGGTCCAAAATTCATCGTTTCCG ttgctaaatgtttttatgtatcaaaaaatgttagaAGATTACCAGGATACAACGATTACAAAGTTTCGATTGGAAAATACGTTGAAAATCTCACTCAAgctgataataaatttattcaaataattaat gtggacattatttatttaaacgacgatttttatgaatatgatGATTTATTTCCCAATGATATTGCTGTCATTGTGTTATCGGACCGAATTACTTTTAGTAATTTTGTGACACCTGTTTGTATCGATTGGTAtgataaatacaatgtattgAATGGAGCTCAAGGCAAG ATTGTTCCATGGACACTAAAGAGAGCTTCCGGGATTTCCTTATCAGAAAAATCTTTAACATTTATCGATAATGATTCTTGTCGAAACACGtacgaattaaaatatatgactgATGATAAATTTTGTGGCAGTTCTACAATgg agAAAAGAAAAGATTTGATGTATTTTGGCACAGGCCTTACATTTGTACACTCAAATAACTCTCATTTTTTAACCGGAGTAGCAACAAACGACGGAAAagccaataataatacaatcgtATATTTGACAGATATTAAGTATCATATTAATTGGAttcgtaaaatgtatatcaaatatttaaaccat GATATACCATATTGCATTTTACCAGCCATTGAAGgaattatatattcttatgAAGGatcagataaaatattagctCATgggacaataattaataagtatcgTACCGTTATTGAGAACTGTGATGTTGGCTATTATAAGGCTTACCCAAGAGGTTTTAGAGTATGTCAAGGAAATGGAAAATGGACCTTGACTTCTGATAAACTGTGTTTTA AAAGATGTCCGCCTCTATTATCAGAGAGTTTAGATATTAAATGTACTTTAAACGGTAACTTTGCTAATTGTTCAAATCCTTCGACTCCCGAAACAATAGCCGTACCATCGTGTAAACCAACACATACATTACCAAATGGACAAGAAGAGACTCAAATTGAATTGATTTGTCAGTCAAATGGAATGTGGAATAATCGGCTATATAAATGCAATCcaa attgtgGAAGAGTATATACTAATGGCAAAATATCGATGGCCAATGGTAAAACAGCTATGGTTGGAACAGCACCTTGGAACGTTGGGATATATCGATTAAATAAAGATACTTCCAAATATGACTTGATATGCGGAGGATCAATAATTGCTCCAAATCTAGTAGTTTCTG ccGCTCATTGTTTTTGGCACCaagatatattatctaataaaatatcaataaacgaCGATTCATATAAAGTCGCTGTTGGGAAATATGATAGAAATTTTACAGTCGTCGACAATGAATTTACTCGAATaatgaat attgaaattatttacttaaatgaaCATTTCTCTGGAGCTCGTGGCTATTTTGCTAATGATATAGCTGTTATTGTGTTATCGAATAGAGTTGCTTTTAGTAATGTTGTCGCACCTATTTGTATTGATTGGACtggtaaatacaatatattgaatGGAGTTGAAGGAAAG ATTGTTGGCTGGGGAAAGACAGAAATGGGTACAGCAAGTCCGTTTTTATTAGAAAGTTATTTACCATACCTCGACCAGAATTCTTGTCGAGATACTTATACGAATGgatttgatatatttgtaaCTCTTGATAAGTTTTGTGCTGGATCTACAGttgg TAGTTATCTTGATTTTAGTTCTGAATTGACTATGACGGTGATACATTTCTGGTTGATATATTCATGTCTAATTTTAG gaACTGGAATTTTGTGTGACCATAAACTCGAAAGACGACAAGCTCGTACAAGATGCTCAGA AAGCACCAAGGATACTTTTAGTTGTTCCGATGGACGGTGTATTGTATGGTCGTCAGTTTGTGACGGTCGCGAAGACTGCTCAGATGGTTCAGATGAAAACAAAGAAATGTGTAATCGATACGAGTACGGAACgagtaaaatag aatgcGGTAGAGTACACAAAACTAGCAATTCTGTATCAACTGACAATGatatgaaaacatttattggAAGAGCACCATGGAATGTCGGAATATATGTGAAAAATACAGAAAAtgccaattatatttttatatgcggAGGATCAATTATTGGTCCAACATTAGTCGCAtctg ttgcTCAATGTTTTTGGGAATCGGAGTATTTTGCTGCCAAAGTATCAATAAAAGGTAAGTACAAAGTTGCCATTGGGAAATACCAGAAAAGTTACTCCACACAATTCGAAAAAATTGACAATGAATttactcaaataataaat GTGGAAAGTGTTTACACGCATGAAGATTATAATTATCCAAATAAACTATGGACTTATGATATGGCTCTCGTTGTGTTATCgaacaaaattacttttagCAATTATGTAACACCTGTTTGTATCGATTGGAGTGGAAAATACAATGTAAGGGATGGAGATAAAGGACAG ATTTTAACTTGGAGATATGGGGAAGAATCCTTTTTATCAGAAACATCTTTATCATACATTGACCATGATTCTTGTCGTAATACGTACAAATCTGAATTGCGTGATGATCAGTTTTGTGGCAGTTCTGCGTtgg gAGAAAtcgttaatttgttttatttcggcTCAGGACTAACCTTTGCACATTCTAATAATTCTCATTTTTTAACTGGAGCAGCAATTTACGaaaatgaaatcaaaaatagaaCAATCGTAGATTTTACAGATCTTAAATACTACATTGACTGGATTCGTCAGctgtatattaaacatttaaaccat GATATacctttttgtattttaccaGCTGTCGACGGAGTTATATATTCTTATGAAGgttcaaatacaattttagctcgtggtacattaattaatcaatatcgTACCGTAATTGAGAACTGTGATGTTGGATATTATAAAGCTTACCCCAGAGGTTTAAGAGTATGTCAGGGAAATGGAAAATGGTCTTCGACTTTCGAGAAATTGTGTATTA AAATGTGTCCGCCTCTTTTATCCGATAGTTTAGATATTAAATGTACTCTTAATGGTAAGTTTACAAATTGTTCAAATCCTTCGACTCCCGAAACAATAGCCGTACCATCGTGTAAACCAACCCATACATTACCAAATGGACAAGAAGAGACTCCAATTGAATTGATTTGTCAGTCTGATGGAATGTGGGATAATCAGCTATATAAATGCAATCCAc attgtGGCAGAGTATATACTAATGGGAAGATATTGATCGCCAATGGTAAGAAAGCACAATTTGGAACAGCACCTTGGAACGTTGGAATATATCGATTAAATAAAgcgaattcaaattatgatttgaTATGTGGGGGAACAATAATTTCTTCAAATTTAGTCGTTACTG CGGCTCATTGTTTTTGGTACAAaggaatattatctaaaaaaatatcaataaacgaTGATTCATATAAAGTTGCCGTCGGAAAATATGATAGAAATTTCACAGTAGTTGACAATGACTTTACACGAATAATGAAT GTGgacgttatttatttacatgatCTTTTCACTGGAAATCAAGATTACTATGCTTATGATATAGCTGTAATGGTGTTATCGAACATAGTTTCTTTTAGTAATGTTGTTGCGCCTATTTGCATCGATTGGACTGGTAAATACAATGTGTCAAACGGAGTTGAAGGAAAG ATTGTAGGCTGGGGAAATACGGAAAAGGGTACATTAAGTCCCGTTTTATTAGAGACTTCTTTACCATACCTTGACCATGATTCTTGTCGAGCTATGTATACAAATGGATTTCATATATTTGTTACTCTTGATAAGTTTTGTGCTGGATCTGCGTCag ttCCAGGACAAGACATGGGCGAGGGAGATAGCGGTTCaggcttaacatttttacattcaaaGTCTTATTATTTAACCGGTGTATTGAGTCTTAAGCAGAAATCTTCAAATAACTCAATTGCGctttttacagattttaaGCACCATATTCAGTGGATTCGTCGACTGTATCAAAAACATAACTAA